A single window of Micrococcaceae bacterium Sec5.1 DNA harbors:
- a CDS encoding LysR substrate-binding domain-containing protein: protein MELRQLRYFLVVAEELHFGRAAERLHLTQPPLTVAIRRLERELGVQLFDRTTRRVALTHAGEAFKRRVQDAVTELDEAAGDLASVAAGLSGRIRVGFVSSASYTTIPEAIRAFRQQRPRVELILSPLTSGEQIEQLLDGDLDIGLIRDPGEVPGLTMELVGTEDLVAVLPEAHPLALQEEIRPADLEGEPMILFPYRLMPGFVTRVHRLFDGLETSPQVVQQTIHQETVLGLVAAGLGISILPASVRRFQMPGVLTRPIAGRPQTALYAARGRGHSPAVDHFMSGLLSSTRLRG, encoded by the coding sequence ATGGAACTGCGACAGCTCCGCTACTTCCTCGTGGTCGCTGAGGAGCTCCACTTTGGCCGGGCGGCAGAACGCCTGCACCTTACGCAGCCACCGCTAACTGTCGCCATCAGACGGCTGGAGCGTGAGCTCGGGGTTCAGTTGTTTGACCGGACCACCCGACGCGTTGCGCTGACCCATGCTGGGGAGGCGTTCAAGCGGCGCGTTCAAGACGCAGTGACCGAACTCGACGAAGCGGCGGGTGACCTTGCCAGCGTCGCGGCGGGCCTCAGTGGCCGGATCAGGGTGGGCTTCGTCAGTTCGGCCAGCTACACCACCATCCCTGAAGCCATCAGGGCTTTCCGCCAACAACGCCCCCGCGTGGAACTGATCCTGAGTCCGCTCACCAGCGGTGAGCAGATCGAACAGCTGCTTGACGGCGACCTGGACATAGGGCTCATCCGAGATCCCGGAGAAGTTCCGGGACTGACAATGGAACTCGTGGGCACCGAAGACCTGGTCGCCGTCCTGCCTGAGGCGCACCCACTGGCTTTGCAGGAGGAAATCCGGCCCGCAGATTTGGAAGGGGAACCGATGATCCTGTTCCCGTACCGCCTGATGCCCGGATTCGTGACCCGGGTACACCGGTTGTTTGATGGATTGGAAACCTCCCCGCAGGTGGTTCAGCAGACGATCCACCAGGAAACCGTCCTGGGACTGGTAGCCGCGGGCCTGGGAATCTCCATCCTCCCCGCGTCAGTCCGACGCTTCCAGATGCCCGGCGTCCTGACCCGGCCCATCGCCGGACGGCCGCAGACGGCCCTCTACGCAGCCAGGGGACGAGGCCACTCGCCAGCGGTGGACCATTTCATGTCCGGCCTGCTGAGCAGTACGAGGTTGCGGGGCTGA
- a CDS encoding helix-turn-helix domain-containing protein, translated as MPDTTSHADPLEISTPHRELLDQVLDKWSLSVLNELCERPCRFSQLRRAIPSVSQKSLTATLRRLERNGIIERELLSSRPVAIEYRITPFGKTLRHPMDVLLEWAAAHMPHIEQARETFDAQDLAENT; from the coding sequence ATGCCGGATACCACCAGCCATGCTGACCCTCTGGAGATCAGCACCCCGCACCGGGAATTGCTCGATCAAGTTCTGGACAAGTGGTCATTGAGCGTGCTCAACGAACTCTGCGAGCGGCCATGCCGGTTCAGCCAACTGCGGCGCGCGATCCCATCGGTGTCGCAGAAGTCCCTGACCGCGACGCTGCGTCGCCTCGAACGCAACGGCATCATCGAACGCGAGCTGCTCAGCTCGCGCCCCGTGGCGATCGAGTACCGCATCACACCATTCGGCAAGACACTTCGCCACCCCATGGACGTGCTCCTGGAATGGGCCGCAGCGCACATGCCCCACATCGAACAAGCACGCGAGACCTTCGATGCCCAGGACCTGGCCGAAAACACCTGA
- a CDS encoding RidA family protein, with the protein MSVQRFSPEGLLQPTPYHHVAVGTGTRHVHVAGQISRLADATPVAPGDLAGQVAQALRNTASALAGAEASFDDVVRLTFYVTTWAPEKITAFMEGIESVAAEIGLPTPMPPTSLIGVEYLFEPDVLVEVEATAVLD; encoded by the coding sequence ATGTCTGTTCAGCGTTTCAGCCCGGAAGGCCTGTTGCAGCCCACCCCGTACCACCACGTCGCCGTCGGCACCGGCACCCGTCACGTTCACGTCGCCGGCCAGATTTCACGCCTGGCCGATGCTACCCCCGTCGCCCCGGGCGATTTGGCCGGCCAGGTCGCCCAGGCTCTCCGCAATACCGCGAGCGCGCTTGCCGGCGCCGAAGCGAGCTTCGACGACGTCGTGCGTTTGACGTTCTATGTCACCACTTGGGCCCCGGAGAAGATCACCGCTTTCATGGAAGGTATCGAAAGTGTCGCCGCGGAGATCGGACTGCCCACGCCGATGCCGCCGACCTCGCTGATCGGCGTCGAGTATCTGTTCGAACCGGATGTGCTCGTCGAGGTCGAAGCAACTGCAGTACTGGATTAG
- a CDS encoding HAMP domain-containing sensor histidine kinase encodes MKIHDAGNGGLDGHANRESRNPASGWLRSLAGRITLVTAAVAVLAVLVTGGTAYPLIRSAAVEQARQQLFRQADAFAAAPVASQALDLRERHLLGPDTYELSTITATGTVRGPATQLLGPADIQQVLSGHKVSATVVHDGAQLLVEARALPKSGGIVLSRSLDDVNAASSQLLQRTLLALAAGLLIAVLAGTLLARRLSGPLVRTAAAARRMAAGERTVRVDPAGVTEVRDVGEAINTLDHALLSSESRQREFLLSISHEIRTPLTAMRGYAEALEDGLIPPEDMSRIGRTLSAETDRLDGFVRDLLALARLEADDFTLDLQPVDVAALFGQVQRTWQGAATEAGVELTLQLPEAATSEPLLVTTDAQRLRQIIDGLVGNALRVTPRGKPLILRARLEERPTTAGSAQSPDQFPGTSNVILIEVRDSGPGLTAEDTAVAFDRGVLHHRYNGQRPTGSGLGLSIAARLAERMGLTLTAEATDFPDDGACFCIRVPRMAATSPGDAL; translated from the coding sequence GTGAAAATCCATGACGCTGGTAACGGCGGGCTTGACGGTCACGCTAACCGCGAAAGCCGGAATCCGGCGTCGGGTTGGCTGCGCTCACTGGCGGGAAGAATCACGCTCGTGACTGCCGCGGTGGCTGTCCTGGCGGTACTGGTCACCGGAGGCACCGCCTACCCACTGATACGATCCGCGGCCGTCGAACAGGCCAGACAGCAGCTGTTCCGCCAAGCCGACGCGTTCGCCGCGGCACCCGTTGCCTCCCAGGCGCTGGACCTTCGCGAGAGGCACCTTCTTGGACCGGACACCTACGAGCTGTCCACCATCACCGCCACCGGCACCGTCCGGGGGCCAGCCACACAGCTCCTGGGGCCAGCCGACATTCAACAAGTGCTTTCCGGCCACAAGGTGTCCGCGACAGTTGTCCATGACGGTGCCCAACTCCTTGTGGAGGCAAGGGCCCTTCCCAAGAGCGGGGGGATCGTGCTGAGCAGGTCCTTGGACGATGTGAACGCCGCCTCCTCCCAGCTCCTCCAACGCACGTTGCTGGCCCTTGCGGCCGGACTGTTAATCGCGGTGCTTGCCGGAACACTGCTGGCCCGGCGTCTCTCCGGCCCCCTCGTCAGGACTGCTGCAGCCGCGCGGCGGATGGCTGCCGGTGAACGGACCGTTCGCGTTGACCCGGCCGGAGTTACTGAGGTGCGCGATGTGGGAGAAGCCATTAACACCCTGGATCACGCGTTGCTGTCCAGCGAAAGCAGGCAACGTGAATTCCTGCTGTCCATCTCCCACGAGATCCGAACACCACTCACCGCCATGCGGGGCTACGCCGAAGCCCTTGAGGACGGGCTGATCCCGCCGGAGGACATGTCACGGATAGGGCGCACACTGTCCGCGGAAACGGACCGTCTCGATGGTTTTGTCCGCGACCTTCTCGCACTGGCCCGACTGGAAGCGGACGATTTCACCCTGGACCTCCAACCCGTCGACGTCGCAGCGCTCTTCGGACAAGTACAGCGGACATGGCAGGGTGCAGCCACGGAGGCCGGGGTGGAACTGACTCTCCAGCTGCCGGAAGCAGCCACGAGTGAACCATTGCTGGTGACTACGGACGCGCAACGGTTACGCCAAATCATCGACGGGCTCGTGGGCAACGCCCTGCGCGTCACCCCGCGAGGGAAACCGCTCATCCTCCGCGCCAGGTTAGAAGAACGCCCCACAACCGCGGGGTCGGCCCAATCCCCTGATCAGTTCCCTGGCACCTCCAACGTGATCCTCATCGAAGTGCGGGACAGCGGCCCGGGTCTCACGGCCGAAGACACCGCCGTCGCCTTCGATCGCGGCGTCCTCCATCACCGCTACAACGGACAACGCCCCACCGGCAGCGGCCTCGGCCTCTCCATCGCAGCACGGCTTGCGGAACGCATGGGACTCACGCTGACCGCAGAAGCCACAGACTTCCCCGACGACGGTGCCTGCTTTTGCATCCGGGTCCCCCGCATGGCCGCTACCTCACCGGGGGACGCCTTGTAG
- a CDS encoding response regulator transcription factor → MEQPSTPDATPSRGLVMIVEDERAIADVERLYLSQAGFGVHVEPTGEGALERVRSLRPVAVVLDVGLPGIDGIEVCRRMRTQEDWTPIIFVTARDEEVDMLLGLELGADDYMTKPFSPRELVTRLKTVLRRSTGAPGSGVLRVGSVTLDRGSRTVSVDGSAVELTAREFDVLAFLMASPGRVFSREQLLSSVWGQANYAGGRTVDVHIAQLRSKLGDDSPIRTLRGVGYSVDGGRT, encoded by the coding sequence ATGGAACAACCATCGACTCCCGATGCGACGCCTTCCCGTGGTCTGGTGATGATCGTGGAAGATGAGCGTGCGATCGCCGACGTGGAACGGCTGTATCTGAGCCAAGCGGGGTTCGGCGTGCATGTGGAACCCACCGGCGAAGGCGCCCTGGAGCGGGTCAGAAGTCTTCGACCCGTCGCTGTCGTGTTGGACGTCGGGCTGCCTGGCATCGACGGAATCGAGGTATGCCGCCGGATGCGCACTCAGGAGGATTGGACACCGATCATTTTTGTCACTGCCCGGGACGAGGAGGTGGACATGCTTTTGGGATTGGAACTGGGCGCAGACGACTACATGACTAAGCCGTTTTCACCTCGGGAGTTGGTGACCAGGCTCAAGACGGTCTTGCGCCGAAGCACGGGCGCCCCCGGCAGCGGCGTCCTGCGGGTTGGCTCCGTGACCCTGGACCGGGGCAGCCGCACTGTCAGCGTCGATGGTTCAGCGGTGGAGCTGACCGCGAGGGAATTCGACGTGCTCGCCTTTTTGATGGCCAGCCCGGGCAGAGTGTTCAGCCGTGAACAGCTTCTGTCTTCGGTCTGGGGGCAGGCCAATTACGCGGGTGGGCGGACCGTGGACGTACATATAGCCCAGCTTCGCTCCAAACTCGGCGATGACAGCCCCATCCGTACGCTGCGAGGTGTTGGATACTCTGTCGATGGCGGCCGCACGTGA